AAGTATCACAGTTGGTTCAGACGGAGCTTACTACATAGGCGAATTATCTGGATTTCCTTTCTTAGAAGGTGTTGCGCGTATCTTCCGCTTGATACCAGGTCAAGTGCCACAAGTCTATGCTGAGGGTTTCACTCAAATCATAGATATTGCTGCCGCCCCTGACGGTGGTCTATATGTTCTCGAATACGCCTCCCACTCTCTGTTGTCAAGTGACCCGACCGGAGCGCTTATCTATCTGTCACCTTCTGGGCAACGTAGGACTCTGGTAAGCAATGGACTGGTTTTCCCAACCGCTATGACAGTTGATACAGATGGAGACATCTATGTTTCAAACTACGGCTCATATGCAGGAATTGGGCAAGTAGTCAGAATTCAGATTAAAAATTAAATTTTGTGATTGATCAAAGGAGATTGCATGAATATTGGAATTATTGGTTCGGGAAATATGGGCAAAGCCTTGGGAAGAATCTGGAGCAACAAAGGTCACAAAGTGCTATTCAGTTACTCGCGTGAGCCAAACAATCTGCGTGCTGTTATTGATTCCATCGCTCCAAGTGCTTTAGTTGGTACACCTGCTGAAGCAGCACAGTTCGGGGAAGTAATTTTGATTGCAGTACCTTGGGTGGCGCTAAAAGACGCGCTCA
Above is a window of Nostoc sp. UHCC 0702 DNA encoding:
- a CDS encoding ScyD/ScyE family protein; the protein is MDYTGANLASLLKINLTPKGKVVSIKKIADFAQYESQKNPSYDDLVSDPYSVLIEGNDTLVVDGGANDLLRVDKHGKISTEAVFYQRYFPDVEIPVQTVPTSITVGSDGAYYIGELSGFPFLEGVARIFRLIPGQVPQVYAEGFTQIIDIAAAPDGGLYVLEYASHSLLSSDPTGALIYLSPSGQRRTLVSNGLVFPTAMTVDTDGDIYVSNYGSYAGIGQVVRIQIKN